The genome window AATATTTTCTCAAACTGAAACTTAGGGATCATTAATCCTTCATTATTAAGAGAGTGCTCATATCCTAAATGCAAATCTGAAATTATTAGATAATCATCTACTTTAAGAGCCAAATCTATTATCTGAACATTATTGATTATAGGGGTATTAGGATTCAAATTTATTTTCTCCGTTTTTAAGGCCTAAAATAAATAATAATAATAATAATAATAATAATATCGAAACTTTGATTTAGTTTATTTTATATGATAAATTTTTATTTTAACCAAAGTGATTTTTGAATAGGTACTTAGATTAAGAAATATTTCTTGATACTATATATGATAAGAATAAATAATTAATTTAACCATTCTAGCTACTATTAATAAATGAATCATATAAATTAATTATAATATAATTGTATAATTAACTAATAAAAATAATAAATATAATTTAATTGGTGATTTTATGGCAGATTCTAAAATTGAAATTAACGATCTTATAAAACAACTACAGGATGAAGACCCGGAACTAAGAAAACAGGCCGCTGACAGTCTGGCTGAAATATCCAATGATGAATCTAATAATGAAATTATTGAACCATTAATTACAGCACTTAAGGATGAAAATCCTCAGGTAAGATTTAAATCAGCACAGGCCCTTGGAAATATAGGTGAATCTGCAGTAGAGCCTTTAATAAATATGATTAATGAAGAGGAGGGTGAAATCCGAAGATATGCCACATTTGCACTAAAGAAAATTGGGAGCTCCTCTGCAGTGGAATATTTTATCAATGCTCTTCAAGATGAGGATTGGGGAGTTAGAAAAGTTGCTGCAAGATCTTTAGGTGAATTGGGAGATAAAAAAGCTTTGGAAGCACTGATTAAATCTTTGGATGATGAAGATTGGGGTGTAAAATTATCAGTGATTCGTTCTTTAGGAGATTTAGGTGATGATGGAGCTATTGATCCTATTAAAAAAGCCCGTAGAAAAGAAAAGGATAAGGACTTTAAAAAAGCGGCCAATAAAGCTTTAAAGAAAATACAGAGTTCTTAAATTTTTTTTATTTTTATTTTAATTCATATCTATTTTATTTTTCAAGATGCATGGTATTTTTGCAATTAGTAACAATCTTAAATTTGAGTTTTTAAGTTGAATATCTTCCACAATATCTAATGATTAATGACCTTTAGAAATCTACCTATTTAATTGAAAATACTCCCCACTAAATTGAAAGTAAAATTTCAATACTCATTTTAATGATATGTACTAGGTGATATTATCCTACTTGTTCTGGCAATTGATAGAACAACTAAATTAAGTATAGATTAACTGCTATCAAATACTATAACTTAACAATAAAACGGTAAAAAAAATCTTTTTAAATCAATTTAGTTTCATTTATTCCAGTTTAAATGGTAAATGTCGGTTCTACGATTTTTTAAAAGTGGAAGTTCTTCACGAATATTATTTACCATATTTTGATCCAATTCTGCATAAATAATGCTCTCTTCAAAATTTCCTTTACTTATAATCTTTCCCCAGGGATTGCAAACCATGGAATGACCATAAGCCACATAACTGGAACTCTTATTACTTGCTGGAGATGCAGCTGCAATAAAAACTTGATTATCTATGGCCCGAGTTCTAATTAATGTTTCCCAGTGGGCAGGCCCAGTAGTAAGATTAAATGCACCAGGGAATACTAGAATATTAGCTCCTTGGAGAGCCATAATTCGAGATAACTCTGGAAACCGAATATCATAGCAAATACCAATTCCAATTTTTCCAAAGTTTGTTTCCACAACGGTAATTTGCTGGCCGGGCTTTAAAATATCAGATTCTTTAAAAGCAATTCTGCCTGGGATGTCTATATCAAATAAGTGCATTTTCCGGTGAAAACCAATTATTTTACCGTGATTATTGAAAATAAAACACGTATTATAAATTCCTTCTTCTGTTTTTTCGGGAATAGATCCAGCTATAATATGTATTTTGAATTCAGATGCTGCAGAGGATATGGTTTCCAGAGTGGGACTTTCATCAAATGTTTCTGAATATTCTTCAAATTTGGAATTTTCATAAGGACAATTAAACATCTCAGGAAGAATAACAAGATCTGCACTATTAATGGAACTCTCTTTAATCATTTCCAAGGCATTTTTTATATTATGCTCTTTATGGTCAACTACTTTCATCTGGCAAAGAGCTAATTTTATTTTACTATTCATTTTATCTCCAAATGATTATTCTATAATTTATTCCATAATATCTAAATATGTGTTCTAATTCTGATAATTAATAGTTTCTAGAACTCTAGAAGAAATCTAAAGTGACTTTTTTATCAATATTTAATTCTCTGGGAGGCTCTACCGATTTAAATTCAAGGCCTTCTTCTTCCAAAAGTTCCATAGCATCATCAGTAACTGAAGGCGCCACCAATATTCCTCTAATGTTCCCTTTATCATCTTCAAAATCTTTTAAGTATCTTTTAAGTTGTTTAACGGCGCTTATCCCAGCTTTTCTACTTTTTAATTCTAATATCATCAAAGAACCATCTTTATCCTTCCCTAGAATATCTATAAACCCTTTTGAAGTTTGATATTCTTTATCAGTTGGTCTGAAACCTTTTTCAATTATTTCTGGGTATTTCCATATCATTTTTCCCATGTCTTTTTCATGACCGGCCACTTCCAGATCTTGCGAGTCTTCGGCTAAGTAGTAAGTTACTAAATGGGCCTTTTTAATTTCCACTTCCAGTCGCTCTTCAGGGGCTCTTCTTATGCTTTCCAGATATACCGACCCATCTTTCATTTTCACTTTTGACCGTGATTTAGGGGGCTGCCAGTTTACAGGGTCAAGTTTGCGATCTTGATGAATTAGAAAAGCACCATCTGGTTTTAACATAATAACTCGTTCTCCAGATCCCAGACGACTTCTAGCCCTTCCTTCATAGTTTGCTTTACAACAAGCAAAAATCATTACCAGTGCTCTTTTTCGCAGTCCATCATCGATTAATTTGAAAGTTTCTGAAGCAGATGGATTTTCAGATGATATGAATTTCATATATTAACTAGGATATTAAAGCAAATAAATTTAAGTAAATTACCTCTTCCAAACTTAAATAACTAAATAAAAAATAGAAATATTACAAAGAATACAGTAATTAAACAAATTATATATGCTGGATTTTAAATTATTACAATATTTTAATAATTAGAAAAATTAAAATCTATATATTAATTTAAGAATTAATTATACGAAAAAAGAATTTTAGAATTCTTTTTTAATTTAAGCTAAATAAAATTATTAAAAAGTGATATAAGATATTTTTAGTTCATTAAATAATAAACTGCTAGGCGAAATTTTAATGATAAACCCTTTAAATTTCACAATTGAAACCGAAGTTTCACCGGAGTATTATGACTCAATTCTAGATTTTATATATAAATATTACTTATTTCCACAACCAGATCGTTTTTCAAGCATAAAAAATAGTTATTC of Methanobacteriales archaeon HGW-Methanobacteriales-1 contains these proteins:
- a CDS encoding PBS lyase, with the translated sequence MADSKIEINDLIKQLQDEDPELRKQAADSLAEISNDESNNEIIEPLITALKDENPQVRFKSAQALGNIGESAVEPLINMINEEEGEIRRYATFALKKIGSSSAVEYFINALQDEDWGVRKVAARSLGELGDKKALEALIKSLDDEDWGVKLSVIRSLGDLGDDGAIDPIKKARRKEKDKDFKKAANKALKKIQSS
- a CDS encoding carbon-nitrogen hydrolase — its product is MNSKIKLALCQMKVVDHKEHNIKNALEMIKESSINSADLVILPEMFNCPYENSKFEEYSETFDESPTLETISSAASEFKIHIIAGSIPEKTEEGIYNTCFIFNNHGKIIGFHRKMHLFDIDIPGRIAFKESDILKPGQQITVVETNFGKIGIGICYDIRFPELSRIMALQGANILVFPGAFNLTTGPAHWETLIRTRAIDNQVFIAAASPASNKSSSYVAYGHSMVCNPWGKIISKGNFEESIIYAELDQNMVNNIREELPLLKNRRTDIYHLNWNK
- a CDS encoding endonuclease NucS, translated to MKFISSENPSASETFKLIDDGLRKRALVMIFACCKANYEGRARSRLGSGERVIMLKPDGAFLIHQDRKLDPVNWQPPKSRSKVKMKDGSVYLESIRRAPEERLEVEIKKAHLVTYYLAEDSQDLEVAGHEKDMGKMIWKYPEIIEKGFRPTDKEYQTSKGFIDILGKDKDGSLMILELKSRKAGISAVKQLKRYLKDFEDDKGNIRGILVAPSVTDDAMELLEEEGLEFKSVEPPRELNIDKKVTLDFF